Proteins co-encoded in one Xiphophorus hellerii strain 12219 chromosome 10, Xiphophorus_hellerii-4.1, whole genome shotgun sequence genomic window:
- the sox8a gene encoding transcription factor SOX-8a produces MAEAHSLLTEDPCSPQSSGGSTPRHEPDGELGNSPAGSDALAAARPLAGAESSPEDERFPACIRDAVSQVLKGYDWSLVPVPSQGERGLKSKPHVKRPMNAFMVWAQAARRKLADQYPHLHNAELSKTLGKLWRLLSETERRPFVEEAEKLRLQHKRDYPDYKYQPRRRKSAKPGQGDQRPQHQHQAQQGFYKTEAGLTRLGGIGEAPKHYHPDRPGQPHGPPTPPTSPKTELHTVNKHDAHRPADSSSAIHSNRNIDFSNVDISELSTEVIGTMDGFDVHELDQYLPPNSHSTILPAQMEPGSLNGSYVPQSAQAHSHSPVNCTLKTPEGTSAEVPQEDTGQKPQIKMEQMSPGHCSSSPSSSTSPAPPSHQPQYTSLSSSTPVSPPNPPDYTDLQNASLYGAFSGYPAGLYQYPYLHSSRRSYAAPLINSLALAPPPRSPPSVWEQPVYASLSRP; encoded by the exons ATGGCTGAAGCGCACAGCTTACTTACTGAGGATCCGTGCAGTCCACAGAGCAGCGGCGGCTCTACGCCCCGGCACGAACCTGACGGGGAGCTCGGGAACTCTCCCGCCGGATCTGACGCGCTGGCGGCGGCGCGTCCCCTCGCTGGAGCGGAGAGCTCCCCGGAGGACGAGCGGTTCCCCGCCTGCATCCGGGACGCGGTGTCGCAGGTGCTGAAAGGGTACGACTGGTCGCTGGTGCCCGTGCCGAGTCAGGGGGAGAGGGGGCTGAAGAGCAAGCCGCACGTAAAGAGGCCGATGAACGCCTTCATGGTGTGGGCGCAGGCGGCGCGGAGGAAACTGGCGGACCAGTACCCGCACCTCCACAACGCGGAGCTGAGCAAGACGCTGGGGAAGCTGTGGAG ACTTCTCTCTGAAACAGAAAGGCGGCCATTTGTAGAGGAGGCTGAAAAGCTGAGACTGCAGCACAAGAGAGACTATCCAGACTACAAATACCAACCTCGAAGACGCAAAAGTGCTAAACCGGGCCAAGGGGACCAGAGACCACAACACCAGCACCAGGCCCAGCAGGGCTTTTATAAGACGGAAGCTGGGTTGACCCGGCTAGGTGGTATAGGAGAGGCCCCCAAGCATTACCATCCAGACAGACCAG gTCAACCTCATGGTCCTCCAACACCCCCGACTTCCCCCAAAACTGAGCTCCACACTGTTAACAAGCACGATGCCCATCGTCCTGCTGACAGTAGCTCCGCTATTCATTCCAACCGAAACATCGACTTCAGCAACGTGGACATTTCAGAGCTTAGCACCGAGGTCATCGGTACCATGGATGGCTTTGATGTGCACGAGCTGGACCAGTACCTGCCCCCGAACAGCCACAGCACAATTCTTCCAGCCCAGATGGAACCCGGCAGCCTGAATGGATCATACGTCCCCCAAAGCGCCCAAGCTCACTCACACAGCCCAGTCAACTGTACCCTCAAAACACCTGAAGGGACATCAGCGGAGGTACCGCAGGAGGACACTGGTCAAAAACCTCAGATCAAAATGGAGCAGATGAGCCCGGGCCATTGCAGCTCGTCACCTTCCTCTTCTACTTCACCTGCTCCACCTTCACACCAACCTCAGTACACCTCTCTTAGCTCCTCCACCCCCGTGTCTCCTCCTAACCCGCCAGACTACACTGACCTTCAGAACGCCAGCCTCTACGGCGCGTTTTCAGGTTACCCCGCCGGCCTGTACCAATATCCGTACCTTCACTCATCTCGCAGGTCGTACGCCGCTCCGCTCATCAACAGCCTGGCTTTGGCGCCGCCTCCACGCAGCCCTCCCTCTGTCTGGGAGCAGCCCGTCTACGCGTCACTCTCCAGGCCTTGA